Proteins from a genomic interval of Haemophilus parainfluenzae T3T1:
- a CDS encoding fructose-specific PTS transporter subunit EIIC — protein sequence MNLFLTQSPQIGAAKAYLLRQALGMAAKKANHTVVEQAKEADLVIVFGSTLPNSAEFVGKKVFLANEDAAIASPEVTLTNALNQAMDYVQPVQSAVEFGCASGVKNIVAVTACPTGVAHTFMSAEAIETYAKKQGWQVKVETRGQVGAGNEITPEEVAAADLVFVAADIDVPLDKFQGKPMYRTSTGLALKKTAQEFDKAFKEAKIYEGGAAKSSAKSEESGEKKGVYKHLMTGVSHMLPLVVAGGLLIAISFMFGIEAFKDETIFHGIPKALMDIGGGAAFHLMIAVFAGYVAFSIADRPGLAVGLIGGMLATTAGAGILGGIIAGFLAGYVVKGLNATIKLPASLTSLKPILILPLFGTLIVGLAMIYVINPPVSQIMTTLSDWLKSMGEVNAMVLGAIIGAMMCIDMGGPVNKAAYTFSVGMLASQVHTPMAAAMAAGMVPPIGMAIATWIARSKFTSNQRDAGKASFVLGLCFISEGALPFVAADPLRVIISSVIGGATAGAISMALNISLQAPHGGLFVIPFVSEPLLYLGAIATGALLTGVVYAVIKPKATE from the coding sequence ATGAATTTGTTTTTAACTCAATCTCCGCAAATTGGTGCGGCAAAAGCCTATTTACTTCGCCAAGCATTGGGCATGGCAGCGAAAAAAGCCAATCATACTGTGGTTGAGCAAGCCAAAGAGGCGGATTTAGTGATTGTTTTCGGATCTACTTTGCCAAACTCTGCTGAATTTGTGGGCAAAAAAGTCTTTTTAGCCAATGAAGATGCGGCAATTGCATCACCTGAAGTCACGCTGACGAATGCGCTTAATCAAGCAATGGACTATGTTCAACCAGTTCAAAGTGCGGTTGAATTTGGCTGCGCTTCTGGCGTCAAAAATATTGTCGCAGTGACAGCTTGTCCGACAGGGGTTGCGCATACCTTTATGTCTGCTGAAGCCATTGAAACCTATGCGAAAAAACAAGGTTGGCAGGTAAAAGTCGAAACGCGTGGCCAAGTGGGCGCTGGTAATGAAATTACCCCTGAAGAAGTCGCTGCAGCAGATTTAGTCTTTGTTGCGGCGGATATTGATGTGCCGTTAGATAAATTCCAAGGAAAACCGATGTATCGTACATCGACCGGTTTGGCGTTAAAGAAAACCGCACAAGAATTCGATAAGGCATTTAAAGAAGCAAAAATTTATGAAGGCGGCGCAGCAAAATCTTCTGCGAAATCAGAAGAAAGCGGCGAGAAAAAAGGCGTCTATAAACATTTGATGACAGGTGTATCGCACATGTTGCCGTTGGTGGTTGCCGGTGGTTTGTTAATCGCGATTTCCTTCATGTTTGGTATCGAAGCCTTCAAAGATGAAACAATTTTTCATGGTATTCCAAAAGCCTTAATGGATATCGGCGGTGGCGCCGCATTCCATCTGATGATTGCGGTATTTGCCGGCTATGTGGCCTTTTCTATCGCAGATCGTCCGGGGCTTGCAGTAGGTCTTATTGGCGGTATGTTAGCCACCACGGCGGGCGCAGGGATTTTAGGTGGTATTATCGCGGGTTTCTTAGCGGGTTATGTGGTGAAAGGGTTAAATGCAACCATTAAATTGCCAGCGAGTTTAACCTCTTTAAAACCGATTCTAATTCTCCCGCTCTTTGGTACCTTGATTGTCGGTCTTGCCATGATTTATGTGATTAACCCGCCGGTTTCACAAATTATGACGACCTTAAGTGATTGGTTAAAATCCATGGGGGAAGTCAATGCGATGGTATTGGGTGCGATTATCGGTGCCATGATGTGTATTGATATGGGCGGTCCAGTAAACAAAGCGGCTTATACGTTCTCCGTGGGAATGTTAGCCTCTCAAGTTCATACACCAATGGCTGCTGCCATGGCGGCTGGTATGGTGCCGCCAATTGGGATGGCGATTGCAACCTGGATTGCACGCAGTAAATTTACCAGCAATCAACGTGATGCAGGTAAAGCTTCTTTTGTCTTAGGCTTATGCTTTATCTCTGAAGGAGCATTGCCGTTTGTAGCAGCCGATCCATTACGTGTGATTATTAGCTCGGTGATTGGTGGTGCAACAGCCGGTGCTATTTCAATGGCATTAAATATTTCTCTGCAAGCACCACATGGTGGTTTATTTGTGATTCCGTTTGTTTCTGAACCATTACTCTACCTAGGTGCAATCGCAACGGGGGCATTATTAACCGGTGTGGTTTATGCGGTGATTAAGCCGAAGGCGACAGAATAA
- a CDS encoding YchF/TatD family DNA exonuclease gives MFIVDSHCHLDALDYENLHKDIADVVAKAQARDVKHLLAIGVTLSRFEKAYPELAKFPNVSLACGVHPLDLEEEPYDADRLLRLSQDKKVIAIGEIGLDYYYSADNKALQQTVFADQIRIANEVDKPVIIHTRSATEDTIAMLREHQAEKCGGLIHCFTETLDFAKKALDLGFYISCSGIITFKNAESIREAIRYVPADRLLVETDSPYLAPVPYRGKENQPAYTREVCEYVAALKGLSMEEFAQISTQNFERLFKINVQ, from the coding sequence ATGTTTATCGTAGATTCCCATTGCCATTTAGATGCATTGGATTATGAAAATTTACACAAAGATATTGCTGATGTGGTGGCCAAAGCCCAAGCACGAGATGTGAAGCATTTGTTGGCGATTGGCGTAACATTAAGCCGTTTTGAAAAAGCTTACCCTGAGTTAGCAAAATTTCCGAATGTGTCTTTAGCTTGCGGCGTGCATCCATTAGATCTTGAAGAAGAACCTTACGATGCCGATCGTTTATTACGTTTATCCCAAGATAAAAAAGTGATCGCAATTGGCGAAATTGGTTTGGATTATTATTACAGCGCGGATAATAAAGCGTTGCAGCAAACGGTTTTTGCGGATCAAATCAGAATTGCTAATGAAGTGGATAAACCCGTGATTATTCATACGCGTTCAGCAACAGAAGATACCATTGCTATGTTGCGTGAGCACCAGGCAGAAAAGTGCGGTGGATTAATTCATTGTTTTACGGAAACCTTAGATTTTGCGAAAAAGGCGCTTGATTTAGGTTTTTACATCTCTTGTTCTGGCATTATTACCTTTAAAAACGCGGAAAGTATTCGCGAAGCCATTCGTTATGTACCAGCAGATCGTTTGTTAGTTGAAACGGATTCGCCTTACTTAGCACCCGTGCCTTATCGTGGCAAAGAGAACCAACCTGCCTATACGCGAGAGGTGTGTGAATATGTGGCAGCGTTAAAAGGGCTGTCTATGGAAGAATTTGCACAAATTAGTACACAAAACTTCGAGCGTTTATTTAAAATTAATGTACAATAA
- the rpoE gene encoding RNA polymerase sigma factor RpoE, with protein MAEQLTDQALVERVQQGDKKAFNLLVSRYQNKVAGLLTRYISHNDIPDVVQESFIKAYRSIESFRGDSAFYTWLYRIAVNTAKNYLTAQGRRPPSEDILAEDAESYDVGTHLRDVDTPENEMLSSELEKVVFDTIHSLPEDLRTAITLRELEGLSYEEIAEIMDCPVGTVRSRIFRAREVIENKIQPLMQR; from the coding sequence ATGGCTGAACAGCTAACAGATCAGGCTTTGGTAGAAAGAGTACAGCAAGGCGATAAAAAAGCCTTTAATTTATTGGTTTCTCGTTATCAAAACAAAGTAGCCGGACTTTTAACCCGCTACATTTCTCATAACGACATTCCAGATGTTGTACAAGAATCCTTTATTAAGGCCTATCGTTCCATTGAATCCTTTCGGGGCGATAGTGCATTCTACACTTGGCTATATCGAATTGCCGTTAATACGGCAAAAAATTACTTAACGGCACAGGGGCGCCGTCCACCGAGCGAGGATATTTTGGCTGAAGATGCCGAAAGCTACGATGTGGGAACTCATCTACGTGATGTAGATACCCCTGAAAATGAAATGTTATCTAGCGAATTAGAAAAAGTGGTATTTGATACCATTCACAGTTTGCCAGAAGATTTAAGAACCGCGATTACCCTGCGTGAGCTTGAAGGGTTAAGTTACGAAGAGATCGCAGAGATAATGGATTGCCCAGTAGGCACTGTACGTTCTCGCATTTTCCGTGCTCGGGAAGTGATTGAGAACAAAATACAACCGCTTATGCAACGTTAA
- a CDS encoding hemolysin family protein, giving the protein MSLSAAIFILIVLIIVSAILSSAEISLAGARRIKLQALANEGNIKAEKVLKLQEQPGRFITVVQIGLNMVAVLGGVIGEATISLHLQSFLHEYTTAEWVEPASSWIAFFMVTTTFVLLADLIPKRLALINPEGVALRTIGIMQVFIFFLKPIVWFFDGLSNIFFHLMGISTKREDNMTPEDIVAIVEAGAEAGVLKTQEHYLIENIFEMQERTVSSTMTTRENIVFLDRTFTRQEVLNTLSADSHSKLVICDNGLDKILGYVESHTLLTLYLQQEVVDLTDSRLLRKALFIPDTLSLYEVLELFKSTGEDFAIIVNEYALVMGLITLNDVMSIVMGELVSNEEEQIVSRDENSWLIDGATPLEDVMRVLDIESFPDSENYETISGFMMYMLRKIPKKTDFVLYDKYKFEVIDTENFKIDQILVSIVKDNGVSKESA; this is encoded by the coding sequence ATGAGTTTATCTGCAGCGATTTTTATTTTAATCGTATTAATTATTGTCAGTGCAATCTTGTCATCAGCTGAGATTTCTCTCGCGGGTGCAAGACGCATTAAACTACAAGCGTTGGCCAATGAAGGCAATATCAAAGCGGAGAAAGTTTTAAAATTACAGGAACAGCCAGGGCGTTTCATTACTGTAGTACAAATTGGACTTAATATGGTTGCCGTACTTGGTGGGGTGATTGGTGAAGCAACAATTAGTCTTCACTTACAGAGTTTTTTACATGAATACACCACGGCAGAATGGGTTGAGCCAGCCTCCTCTTGGATTGCTTTTTTCATGGTAACCACAACATTTGTTTTATTAGCCGATTTAATTCCGAAACGTCTCGCATTGATTAATCCTGAAGGTGTTGCGTTACGGACTATTGGCATTATGCAAGTCTTCATTTTCTTCTTAAAACCTATTGTATGGTTTTTTGATGGTCTTTCTAATATCTTCTTCCATTTAATGGGGATATCCACTAAGCGCGAAGATAATATGACTCCAGAAGACATTGTGGCGATTGTGGAGGCTGGTGCTGAAGCGGGCGTGCTAAAAACACAAGAGCATTATTTGATTGAAAACATCTTTGAAATGCAAGAGCGCACTGTGTCTTCAACCATGACGACTCGTGAGAACATCGTATTTTTAGACCGCACTTTCACCCGTCAGGAAGTGTTGAATACCTTATCGGCAGACTCTCATTCTAAATTAGTGATCTGTGATAATGGTTTGGATAAGATTTTAGGTTATGTGGAATCACATACCTTATTAACACTCTATCTTCAACAAGAAGTGGTAGATTTAACGGATAGCCGTTTATTGCGTAAAGCGTTATTTATCCCAGATACGCTGTCGTTATATGAAGTATTGGAGTTGTTTAAATCTACGGGGGAAGATTTTGCGATTATCGTCAATGAATATGCGCTTGTAATGGGCTTAATTACCTTGAACGATGTGATGAGTATTGTGATGGGAGAATTGGTTTCTAACGAAGAAGAGCAAATCGTTAGCCGCGATGAAAACTCTTGGTTAATTGATGGGGCAACGCCACTTGAAGATGTGATGCGCGTTTTGGATATTGAATCTTTCCCTGATTCAGAAAATTACGAGACTATTAGTGGCTTTATGATGTATATGTTACGCAAAATTCCGAAAAAAACCGATTTTGTGTTATACGATAAATATAAATTTGAAGTTATTGATACCGAAAACTTCAAAATTGATCAAATTTTAGTTTCGATTGTCAAAGACAACGGCGTGAGCAAAGAATCAGCGTAG
- a CDS encoding DUF1523 family protein: MRKFFKYFLFLVVFVFHGFMFAVVDYVFPHYDVTRVTGVEVKRVDKDGPITKSNPADGPTRDVYFINTQNDDGKIMVYRNEDTRWGFPFYFKFGSANLQAQVQALGNENKLVQIKYYGWRMTMFDEYRNALSVKEISGDVTPSHPILSWVFYAFLFVTLFLSIQFVRGWFDSEN; the protein is encoded by the coding sequence ATGCGTAAGTTTTTTAAATACTTTTTATTTTTAGTGGTCTTTGTTTTTCACGGCTTTATGTTTGCTGTGGTGGACTACGTTTTCCCACACTATGATGTAACGCGAGTAACGGGTGTGGAAGTGAAACGTGTGGATAAAGATGGTCCGATTACAAAATCGAATCCGGCTGATGGTCCAACGCGCGATGTGTATTTTATCAATACACAAAATGATGATGGCAAAATCATGGTGTATCGTAATGAAGATACCCGTTGGGGTTTTCCATTCTACTTTAAATTTGGTTCAGCAAACTTACAGGCTCAAGTTCAAGCCTTGGGTAATGAAAACAAATTAGTACAAATCAAGTATTACGGCTGGCGGATGACGATGTTTGATGAATATCGTAATGCCTTGTCAGTAAAAGAAATAAGCGGCGATGTGACACCAAGTCATCCGATTTTATCTTGGGTATTCTATGCATTCCTATTCGTTACCCTTTTCCTTTCTATACAATTTGTACGCGGCTGGTTCGACAGCGAAAATTAG
- the fruB gene encoding fused PTS fructose transporter subunit IIA/HPr protein, whose amino-acid sequence MLELSESNIHLNATATNKLQAIEMAASALEQAGNVEQGYLQGMLGREQQTSTFLGNGIAIPHGTLETRSMVKKTGVQVFQFPQGIEWGEGNIAYVVIGIAARSDEHLALLRQLTHVLGDEDTAAQLATLTNVEKFRAILLGESDAFSIAEETLSLDIETQSLLTLTAINAGKLQQQSAVENSFVSEVVSNSALPLGKGLWVTDAVSGNVKNALAFSRAKTIFNHNGKAVKGVLTISAVNDQINETLARLLDDEVQNILLSGNTQQILTVLNGGKVPVAATQSEDQIATGAVIGTFTVRNEHGLHARPSAVLVNEVKKFTSKITVQNLTRETAPVSAKSLMKIVALGVTQGHRLRFVAEGDDAKQAIEALGKIIASGLGESVSAVPPAEPDTIEVSSEHAPQIHEENTGLPADAIEAVFMIRNEHGLHARPSAVLVNEVKKYNASVAVQNLDRNTQLVSAKSLMKIVALGVVKGHRLRFVASGEEAQQAIEGIGAVIESGLGEGRG is encoded by the coding sequence ATGTTAGAACTTTCGGAAAGCAACATTCATTTAAATGCTACGGCAACAAATAAGCTGCAAGCTATTGAAATGGCTGCAAGTGCGTTAGAGCAAGCTGGCAATGTTGAACAAGGCTATTTGCAAGGCATGCTTGGACGTGAACAACAAACCTCCACTTTTTTAGGCAATGGGATTGCGATTCCACACGGTACATTAGAAACCCGTTCGATGGTGAAAAAAACCGGTGTGCAAGTTTTCCAATTTCCACAAGGTATTGAGTGGGGAGAAGGCAATATTGCTTATGTTGTGATTGGTATTGCTGCCCGTTCTGATGAGCATCTTGCTTTACTTCGTCAATTAACGCATGTTTTAGGTGATGAAGACACTGCGGCACAGTTAGCGACATTAACAAATGTTGAAAAATTCCGTGCGATTTTGTTAGGTGAAAGCGATGCTTTTAGCATTGCTGAAGAAACATTAAGTTTAGATATTGAAACGCAAAGTTTGCTCACCCTTACCGCCATCAATGCAGGTAAATTACAACAGCAAAGTGCGGTTGAAAATAGCTTTGTTTCTGAAGTGGTATCCAATTCTGCTCTGCCGCTTGGTAAAGGGTTATGGGTAACCGATGCCGTATCAGGTAATGTGAAAAATGCCTTAGCATTCAGTCGTGCGAAAACCATTTTTAATCATAATGGCAAAGCGGTGAAAGGCGTGTTGACGATTTCGGCGGTTAACGATCAAATCAATGAGACATTAGCGCGTTTATTGGATGATGAAGTCCAAAATATTTTATTAAGTGGTAATACGCAGCAAATTTTGACCGTACTTAATGGCGGTAAAGTGCCAGTTGCAGCAACTCAATCTGAAGACCAAATCGCTACAGGTGCAGTGATTGGCACCTTTACTGTTCGTAATGAACATGGCTTGCATGCTCGCCCAAGTGCGGTGCTTGTCAATGAGGTGAAAAAATTCACCTCCAAAATTACGGTACAAAATCTTACTCGAGAAACCGCACCAGTTAGTGCAAAAAGTTTAATGAAAATCGTGGCATTAGGTGTGACTCAAGGTCATCGCTTACGTTTTGTTGCGGAAGGTGATGATGCGAAACAAGCCATTGAAGCCTTAGGTAAGATTATTGCGAGTGGGCTTGGCGAAAGCGTATCTGCCGTACCACCGGCTGAACCAGATACTATTGAAGTAAGCAGCGAGCATGCACCACAAATCCACGAAGAAAACACGGGCTTACCAGCCGATGCCATTGAAGCGGTATTTATGATTCGTAATGAACACGGTTTGCACGCTCGTCCAAGTGCGGTGCTTGTTAATGAAGTGAAAAAATATAATGCGTCGGTTGCGGTACAAAACTTAGATCGTAACACCCAATTAGTCAGCGCGAAAAGTTTGATGAAAATTGTGGCACTCGGTGTCGTGAAAGGTCACCGCCTACGTTTTGTGGCGAGTGGTGAAGAAGCTCAGCAAGCGATTGAGGGTATTGGTGCAGTCATTGAAAGTGGTTTAGGCGAAGGTCGGGGGTAA
- the fruK gene encoding 1-phosphofructokinase, which yields MAKVATITLNAAYDLVGRLPRIEIGEVNTVETLGIFPAGKGINVAKVLKDLGVEVAVGGFLGEDNVGDFETLFKKQGLEDKFHRVAGKTRINVKITETEADVTDLNFLGYQITPEAWQQFTADSLAYCQNFDIVAVCGSLPRGVSPELFADWLNQLHQAGVKVVLDSSNAALTAGLKAYPWLVKPNHRELEAWIGHPLNSLDEIIAAAKKLKAEGIANVIISMGANGSLWLSDQAVIQAQPPKCENVVSTVGAGDSMVAGLIYGIEKGLSQAETLAFASAVSAFAVSQSNVGVSDIALLEPILANVKISVIEG from the coding sequence ATGGCAAAAGTAGCAACAATTACCTTAAACGCCGCTTATGATTTAGTTGGGCGTTTGCCTCGTATTGAAATCGGCGAAGTGAACACTGTTGAAACACTCGGTATTTTCCCTGCCGGCAAAGGCATCAATGTCGCTAAGGTATTAAAAGATTTGGGCGTAGAGGTGGCCGTTGGTGGCTTCTTAGGGGAAGACAACGTCGGTGATTTTGAAACGCTATTTAAAAAACAAGGATTAGAAGACAAATTTCATCGAGTAGCAGGTAAAACTCGCATTAACGTAAAAATTACGGAAACCGAAGCCGATGTGACAGACCTAAATTTCTTAGGTTATCAAATCACCCCAGAAGCTTGGCAGCAATTTACAGCAGATTCATTAGCGTATTGCCAAAACTTTGATATTGTTGCGGTATGTGGCAGTTTACCGCGTGGTGTCAGTCCTGAATTATTCGCGGATTGGCTTAATCAGTTGCATCAAGCCGGTGTTAAAGTCGTATTAGATAGCAGTAATGCGGCACTCACAGCAGGTTTGAAAGCCTATCCTTGGTTGGTAAAACCAAATCATCGCGAATTAGAAGCGTGGATTGGTCATCCGTTAAATTCTCTTGATGAAATTATTGCGGCAGCTAAAAAACTTAAAGCAGAAGGCATTGCTAATGTGATTATTTCGATGGGCGCGAATGGTTCTTTATGGCTGAGTGATCAAGCTGTTATTCAAGCTCAACCACCTAAATGTGAAAACGTGGTGAGCACCGTAGGAGCGGGTGATTCTATGGTGGCTGGCTTAATTTACGGTATTGAAAAAGGCTTGTCTCAAGCGGAAACTTTAGCGTTTGCAAGTGCTGTTTCAGCCTTTGCGGTTTCGCAAAGTAACGTAGGGGTGAGCGATATCGCCTTGCTTGAGCCAATTCTGGCGAATGTCAAAATTTCTGTGATTGAAGGATAA
- a CDS encoding succinate dehydrogenase assembly factor 2: MDKYNKLRIEWDCRRGMLELDKIIMPFYKAHFDQLTDDKKDIFIRLLAATDLQLFSWFFNGSQSDDAEVQAMVEYIQDVQKTNVR, from the coding sequence ATGGATAAATACAATAAACTCCGTATTGAATGGGATTGTCGTCGAGGTATGCTTGAGCTGGATAAAATCATCATGCCTTTTTATAAAGCGCATTTTGACCAACTGACTGACGACAAAAAAGATATTTTTATTCGTTTACTTGCTGCCACGGATTTACAACTTTTTTCGTGGTTTTTTAATGGCAGTCAATCAGACGATGCCGAAGTGCAAGCGATGGTTGAATATATCCAAGATGTGCAGAAAACGAATGTCCGTTAA
- a CDS encoding sigma-E factor negative regulatory protein, with the protein MQKELLSAYMDGEEVSAELTEQLCQDKDSQESWAAYHTVRSVMRKESPVLLGADFTAKMADLIELEEVKHVEITVSQPTPEEADSLPFVQKLKAFFAPMTQIAVAAGVCLVAVVGVQSFNAKSTSVTPENPVLQTLPFNNSVQEVSYNAPTKDVATSEQVEQKNRRIGTMLQNYELQRRMHADSLNVGSNQAK; encoded by the coding sequence ATGCAAAAAGAGTTACTTTCAGCCTATATGGACGGAGAAGAAGTCAGTGCCGAGTTGACGGAACAACTCTGTCAGGATAAAGATTCACAAGAATCTTGGGCGGCATATCACACAGTAAGATCGGTTATGCGTAAAGAGTCACCAGTGTTATTAGGTGCTGACTTTACCGCGAAAATGGCTGATTTAATTGAATTAGAAGAAGTAAAACACGTAGAGATTACTGTTTCTCAACCAACACCAGAAGAAGCAGACAGCTTACCATTCGTGCAAAAATTAAAAGCATTCTTTGCGCCAATGACACAAATTGCTGTGGCTGCGGGGGTGTGTTTAGTGGCAGTAGTAGGTGTGCAATCATTCAATGCGAAAAGCACCTCAGTTACACCTGAAAACCCAGTTTTACAAACCTTACCATTTAATAATTCTGTTCAAGAAGTAAGTTACAACGCTCCGACCAAAGATGTAGCCACTTCGGAACAGGTTGAGCAAAAAAATCGCCGTATTGGTACGATGTTGCAAAACTATGAATTACAGCGTCGTATGCATGCAGATAGCTTAAATGTGGGTAGCAACCAAGCGAAATAA
- a CDS encoding DNA polymerase III subunit delta', with protein MSELCPWLVPTYHKISQTFSEGLGHHALLIKADQGLGAEGLFEALTKRIMCQTPDNAPCGHCHACHLMAAQSHPDFHVLASQEGKDIGVDQVRAINEVVSQHAQQNGNKLVYIQDAERLTEAAANALLKTLEEPRPNTYFLLQTEPSSSLLATIYSRCQVWNVPLPTEAEALTWLSSQFQAETSELLTALAMNLGRPLLALETLQQGLIEQRKNFLRQFWLFYRRRSPLEILPFFEKERTIQQVDWILAFLSDAIKYKLEIQSGWQTLDLKTGVTQFADEQTALGLLTANKIMQKVRSDLLTINGVNTELMLLDGLTKLITDVFKD; from the coding sequence ATGAGCGAACTTTGTCCTTGGTTAGTGCCTACTTATCACAAAATTAGCCAAACTTTTAGCGAAGGTTTGGGGCATCATGCATTATTGATTAAAGCTGATCAAGGTCTCGGTGCTGAAGGTTTGTTTGAGGCTTTGACAAAACGCATTATGTGTCAAACGCCAGATAATGCACCTTGTGGGCATTGTCATGCTTGTCACTTAATGGCAGCGCAAAGTCACCCCGATTTTCATGTTTTAGCCTCTCAAGAAGGCAAAGACATTGGCGTTGATCAGGTACGGGCGATTAATGAAGTTGTCAGCCAACACGCGCAACAAAACGGCAATAAATTAGTGTATATCCAAGATGCAGAACGTCTTACGGAAGCAGCAGCGAATGCGTTGCTTAAAACTTTGGAAGAGCCACGTCCGAACACGTATTTCTTGTTGCAAACAGAGCCATCCTCTTCATTGTTAGCGACTATTTACAGCCGTTGCCAAGTGTGGAATGTTCCTTTGCCAACAGAAGCGGAAGCCTTAACCTGGCTTTCTTCTCAATTTCAGGCAGAAACATCAGAATTATTGACCGCACTTGCGATGAATTTGGGGCGTCCGCTGTTAGCATTAGAAACACTACAGCAAGGATTAATTGAACAACGGAAGAATTTCCTACGTCAATTTTGGCTGTTTTATCGTCGCCGTTCGCCTTTGGAAATTTTGCCTTTCTTTGAAAAAGAACGCACCATACAGCAAGTGGATTGGATTTTAGCGTTTTTAAGCGATGCCATTAAATACAAACTCGAAATACAAAGTGGCTGGCAAACACTTGATCTTAAAACAGGTGTAACTCAATTTGCAGATGAGCAAACAGCGCTTGGGTTATTAACCGCGAATAAAATTATGCAAAAAGTACGCTCGGATTTACTTACCATTAATGGCGTTAACACGGAATTAATGTTACTAGATGGTTTGACGAAGTTAATTACCGACGTATTTAAGGACTAA
- the tmk gene encoding dTMP kinase, which produces MQGKFIVIEGLEGAGKSTAMQTVVDTLKSLGVNDIVFTREPGGTPLAEKLRHLIKHETAELVTDKAELLMLYAARIQLVENVIKPALAEGKIVLGDRHDMSSQAYQGGGRQFDQTLMANLKNMVLGDFEPDFVLYLDIDPAEGLARARGRGELDRIEQQGLDFFHRTRQRYLELVQNNPKAAIINAGQALAQVQADIQSAVKSWWVSQAK; this is translated from the coding sequence ATGCAAGGCAAATTTATCGTTATTGAAGGGCTGGAAGGTGCAGGTAAAAGTACCGCCATGCAAACGGTGGTGGATACATTAAAATCTCTTGGTGTAAACGATATTGTGTTTACTCGTGAGCCGGGTGGCACACCGTTAGCCGAAAAATTACGCCATTTAATCAAGCATGAAACAGCAGAGCTTGTTACCGATAAAGCGGAATTGTTGATGCTTTATGCGGCACGAATTCAATTGGTAGAAAATGTGATTAAGCCAGCATTGGCAGAAGGTAAAATTGTGCTGGGTGATCGCCATGATATGTCTTCACAGGCTTATCAAGGCGGTGGGCGTCAGTTTGACCAAACGCTTATGGCGAATTTAAAAAATATGGTATTAGGCGACTTTGAGCCTGATTTTGTACTGTATTTAGACATTGATCCTGCAGAAGGGCTTGCTCGTGCTAGAGGTCGTGGTGAATTAGACCGCATTGAACAACAAGGACTCGATTTCTTCCATCGTACCCGCCAACGTTATTTGGAATTGGTGCAAAACAATCCGAAAGCTGCGATTATTAATGCAGGTCAGGCTTTGGCACAAGTACAAGCAGACATACAAAGTGCGGTCAAAAGTTGGTGGGTTTCACAAGCAAAATGA